A stretch of the Lactuca sativa cultivar Salinas chromosome 9, Lsat_Salinas_v11, whole genome shotgun sequence genome encodes the following:
- the LOC111888188 gene encoding ABC transporter C family member 3, translating into MELQNVSRFGMFYNSSMNTPTDFLLNPIFLHRCFASIQFLFLLFISISCVWKRFKIDQTVVAKQSSGYLFLKQTLFCSLLLSLFNLVLCFLNNFYWYRNGWSDEKIVTLLHAVLGTLIWSFVSVYLHTLVSNSSTQSSKYPLVLRVWWVFFFTVSCYSLVVDYINYKRTHNPPSMFILSDSVSSLLGLFLCFVGLSHNREEEGQNHNLEEPLLNSSSDRVRVEIPSTYENASFFSLLTFSWMSAIIAKGNKKPLDLEDVPQLADIDSVKQVFPILLQKIESLNDENHQITTFGLTKALFYIVWKEVVITGFLGLASSLTSFVGPYLIDEFVQYLNGHKAYKNQGFVLVAAFFVSKMVGCFTQRHWYFKLQQAGIRARSAIVAMIYQKGLTISGQSKQGNSSGEIINFMAVDAERVGDYAWYMHDFWLVLIQVGVALALLYKNLGLAAIASLVATIVVLLANLPLGNIQEKLQDDLMKSKDKRMKATSEILRNMRILKLQGWEMKFLSKIIKLRDEEENALKKYMYTLSLTSFIFWGAPIVVAVVTFATCLFFGIPLESGKVLSALATFKILQEPIYNLPDSISVFFQTKVSLDRIATYLRLTDIDSNAIDKVPPGSSDVAVEIINGNFAWDANASSSNLTLKDINIRVNHGMRVAVCGTVGSGKSSLLSCILGEVSKISGSVKVEGTKAYVAQSPWIQSGKIEDNILFGREMDREKYDKVLEACSLKKDLEILSFGDQTVIGERGINLSGGQKQRIQIARALYQDADIYLFDDPFSAVDAHTGSHLFKECMLQFLESKTVIYITHQIEFLPAADLILVLKDGRITQAGKYNDILNSGSEFMDLVGAHKDALSAIDSMEANVQQGTTISKKITNETQNSKTDDISGSKAQLVQEEEREKGKVGFSVYWKYITTAYGGALAPFIVLAQIVFQILQIGSNYWMAWGSPVSESDPAPVNGSTLIMVYVILAVGCALCILARGLLLATVAYKAATILFHKMHLSIFRSPMSFFDSTPSGRILNRASTDQSAVDMQIPYQVGSFVFAIIQLLGIIAVMSQAAWQVIVIFIPVGVMCIWLQQYYLPSAREMARLVGVCKGPVIQNFAETISGSTTIRSFDQQGRFQDTNLKLNDDFARPKFHAAAAMEWLGIRLDMLSTLTFAVFLIFLVSIPEGTIDPSIAGLAATYGLTLNTLNGWVVWTLTNLENKIISVERIFQYSSIPSEPPLVIESNRPDDQWPSQGEVDIRHLQVRYAPHMPLVLRGLTCTFKGGMKTGIVGRTGSGKSTLIQTLFRLVDPAAGEILIDGINISTIGLHDLRSKLSIIPQDPTMFEGTIRSNLDPLEEYTDDKIWEALDKCQLGDEVRSKEGKLDSSVTENGENWSVGQRQLVCLGRVLLKKTKVLVLDEATASVDTATDGMIQQTLARHFTDSTVIMIAHRITSVLDSDMVLVLEQGLIDEYDSPTKLLEDKSSSFAKLVAEYSMRSNSNFEN; encoded by the exons ATGGAGCTTCAAAATGTCTCAAGATTTGGTATGTTTTACAATTCCTCGATGAACACTCCTACCGATTTCTTGTTAAACCCCATTTTCTTACATCGGTGTTTTGCCTCCATACAATTTCTGTTCTTGCTTTTCATATCAATCTCTTGTGTATGGAAAAGATTCAAAATTGATCAAACTGTGGTTGCAAAACAGAGTTCTGGGTATTTGTTTCTCAAACAAACTCTGTTTTGTTCTCTTCTTCTTTCACTCTTCAACCTAGTTTTGTGTTTCTTGAACAATTTTTATTGGTATAGAAATGGCTGGTCTGATGAAAAGATTGTCACCCTTTTGCATGCTGTTCTTGGAACACTTATTTGGTCCTTCGTTTCTGTGTATTTGCACACACTCGTCTCGAATTCGTCGACACAATCTTCAAAGTACCCATTGGTCTTAAGGGTTTGGTGGGTGTTTTTctttacagtttcttgttattcCCTTGTGGTAGATTACATCAATTACAAAAGAACCCATAATCCACCTTCCATGTTCATCCTGTCCGATTCCGTGTCTAGTCTCCTGGGTTTGTTTCTCTGTTTCGTGGGGTTGTCTCACAATCGCGAAGAAGAAGGTCAAAATCACAATCTTGAAGAACCCCTTTTGAATTCTAGCAGCGATAGAGTTAGGGTTGAGATTCCATCAACTTACGAAAACGCAAGTTTCTTTAGTCTGCTGACATTTTCTTGGATGAGTGCGATAATCGCGAAAGGAAATAAAAAACCATTAGACCTTGAAGACGTCCCACAGCTAGCAGATATCGATAGCGTGAAACAAGTCTTTCCTATTTTATTACAAAAAATCGAGTCTTTAAACGATGAGAATCACCAAATCACGACATTCGGTCTCACAAAAGCTTTATTTTACATCGTATGGAAAGAAGTTGTAATCACTGGATTCCTTGGTTTAGCATCTTCGTTAACTAGTTTTGTTGGCCCTTACCTCATAGACGAATTCGTTCAATACCTTAATGGACACAAAGCTTACAAAAACCAAGGTTTTGTTTTAGTCGCTGCATTTTTCGTTTCAAAAATGGTGGGGTGTTTCACACAAAGACACTGGTATTTCAAGCTCCAACAAGCCGGAATTCGTGCCAGGTCAGCAATCGTCGCCATGATTTACCAAAAGGGTTTGACCATTTCCGGCCAGTCAAAGCAAGGGAACTCAAGCGGAGAAATCATCAACTTCATGGCTGTTGATGCTGAAAGAGTAGGTGATTACGCATGGTATATGCATGATTTTTGGTTAGTTCTTATCCAAGTAGGTGTTGCTTTAGCACTTTTATATAAAAATTTAGGACTTGCTGCAATTGCTTCATTAGTTGCTACAATAGTTGTGTTGTTAGCAAATCTTCCACTAGGGAACATACAAGAAAAGCTTCAAGATGACTTGATGAAATCTAAAGATAAGAGAATGAAAGCAACATCCGAaatcttgagaaacatgaggatTCTTAAACTTCAAGGTTGGGAGATGAAGTTTCTTTCAAAAATCATTAAActtcgtgatgaagaagaaaacgCGTTGAAGAAATACATGTACACTTTATCCCTAACTTCTTTCATATTCTGGGGTGCTCCTATTGTTGTAGCTGTGGTCACTTTTGCCACGTGTCTATTTTTTGGGATTCCACTTGAATCAGGGAAAGTACTTTCTGCATTAGCCACATTCAAAATACTTCAAGAGCCTATCTACAATCTTCCCGATTCAATCTCAGTGTTTTTCCAAACTAAAGTCTCACTTGACCGAATTGCCACATACCTTCGCCTCACAGACATAGATTCCAACGCGATAGATAAGGTGCCACCTGGCAGTTCTGACGTGGCAGTTGAGATAATCAATGGAAACTTCGCATGGGATGCAAATGCTTCCTCTTCTAATCTCACACTGAAAGATATAAACATTAGAGTGAATCATGGCATGAGAGTTGCTGTTTGTGGAACTGTTGGCTCAGGGAAATCAAGCTTACTTTCTTGTATTTTGGGAGAAGTGTCGAAGATATCTGGAAGTGTGAAAGTTGAAGGGACAAAGGCGTATGTGGCTCAATCACCATGGATACAAAGTGGAAAGATTGAAGATAATATTTTGTTTGGTAGAGAGATGGATAGAGAGAAGTATGATAAGGTTCTTGAAGCATGTTCTTTGAAGAAAGATCTTGAAATCTTGTCTTTTGGTGATCAAACGGTTATTGGTGAGAGAGGGATTAATTTGAGTGGAGGTCAGAAGCAGAGGATTCAGATTGCAAGAGCTCTTTATCAAGATGCTGATATATATCTTTTTGATGATCCATTCAGTGCAGTTGATGCTCATACTGGAAGTCATCTTTTCAAA GAATGCATGTTGCAATTTCTGGAGTCAAAGACAGTGATTTACATTACACATCAAATCGAGTTCCTACCTGCTGCGGATCTGATTCTG GTTTTGAAAGATGGAAGAATCACACAAGCCGGAAAGTACAACGATATCCTCAATTCAGGAAGCGAATTTATGGACCTCGTAGGTGCACACAAAGACGCATTATCAGCAATCGATTCCATGGAGGCAAATGTTCAACAAGGAACCACGATTTCCAAGAAGATCACAAACGAAACTCAAAATAGTAAAACAGACGATATTTCAGGTTCAAAAGCACAGCTTGTTCAAGAAGAAGAACGAGAAAAAGGAAAAGTAGGGTTTTCAGTCTACTGGAAGTACATAACAACTGCTTATGGAGGAGCGCTTGCGCCATTTATAGTTTTAGCACAAATTGTATTCCAAATTCTTCAAATTGGAAGCAATTACTGGATGGCTTGGGGTTCTCCAGTTTCAGAAAGTGATCCAGCTCCTGTTAATGGATCAACTCTAATCATGGTGTATGTAATTTTAGCAGTTGGATGCGCATTGTGCATATTAGCAAGAGGCTTACTTCTAGCAACTGTTGCTTATAAAGCAGCCACTATTCTCTTCCACAAAATGCACTTGTCAATATTTCGTTCTCCCATGTCTTTCTTTGACTCTACTCCAAGTGGACGAATACTCAATAGA GCATCTACAGATCAAAGTGCAGTGGACATGCAAATCCCTTATCAAGTTGGATCCTTTGTATTTGCTATCATTCAACTTCTTGGCATCATTGCAGTTATGTCACAAGCAGCTTGGCAAGTGATCGTTATATTCATTCCTGTGGGTGTAATGTGCATCTGGTTACAGCAATATTACTTGCCTTCAGCAAGAGAAATGGCACGTTTAGTTGGAGTTTGTAAAGGCCCTGTGATACAAAACTTTGCTGAAACAATATCAGGATCAACTACAATCAGAAGCTTTGATCAACAAGGAAGATTTCAAGACACAAATCTGAAACTGAATGATGATTTTGCAAGGCCAAAGTTTCATGCTGCTGCAGCCATGGAATGGTTAGGCATACGTTTGGACATGCTGTCGACTTTAACTTTTGCTGTGTTTCTAATTTTCTTGGTTTCTATTCCCGAAGGAACTATTGATCCAA GTATTGCGGGATTGGCTGCTACTTATGGGCTTACTTTGAACACGTTAAATGGATGGGTAGTTTGGACACTTACAAATCTTGAAAACAAAATTATTTCGGTTGAAAGAATATTTCAGTATTCTTCTATCCCTAGTGAACCTCCTCTTGTTATAGAATCAAATAGGCCTGATGATCAATGGCCATCACAAGGAGAAGTTGACATCCGTCATCTACag GTACGGTATGCACCACATATGCCACTTGTGTTGCGAGGTCTTACATGCACTTTCAAGGGAGGAATGAAGACTGGGATTGTGGGAAGAACGGGTAGTGGAAAGTCAACTCTGATACAAACACTCTTCCGCCTTGTGGACCCCGCAGCTGGAGAGATTCTCATAGATGGAATTAACATATCAACAATCGGACTTCATGATCTTCGTTCAAAGTTGAGCATAATTCCTCAAGATCCTACCATGTTTGAAGGAACTATTCGAAGCAACCTTGATCCTCTTGAAGAGTATACAGATGATAAGATTTGGGAG GCTCTTGATAAGTGTCAGCTTGGAGATGAAGTGAGGAGCAAAGAAGGGAAGCTTGACTCATCAG TGACTGAGAATGGAGAGAACTGGAGTGTGGGTCAAAGGCAGCTGGTGTGTCTAGGGCGTGTGCTACTGAAGAAAACAAAAGTGTTGGTTCTTGATGAGGCTACTGCATCAGTTGACACAGCAACTGATGGAATGATTCAGCAAACACTTGCACGACACTTTACAGATTCCACAGTGATAATGATTGCTCATCGTATCACTTCTGTGCTTGATAGTGACATGGTTTTGGTTCTAGAACAAGGTTTGATTGATGAATATGATTCTCCAACAAAGTTGCTGGAAGATAAATCGTCTTCGTTTGCAAAGCTTGTTGCTGAGTATAGTATGAGATCtaattcaaattttgaaaattag